In one Bactrocera tryoni isolate S06 chromosome 5, CSIRO_BtryS06_freeze2, whole genome shotgun sequence genomic region, the following are encoded:
- the LOC120778767 gene encoding uncharacterized protein LOC120778767, translating into MTINFALLSSMLLIFVVNYSCAFVVICFVRNGVNVNRTSDSEIVTYAVARVSLELTEDDIFIDSNRAIERRQEQRMLVNDKECNGIISQSAKSSIEVCIVSDQCKTFHLENNAKVKTLRDKLLASLLKYYSDEKCADIVFLNNKGQVIQSEDEIEVPYRSIVKNGRIEAYNKFIDNTTKLDITWLLYNHRVQVNMLLPLSSLRYWIMKPNACPNLTSKLNLPGKALFPNAIDDLAQNWLARDKRAQLHQVTSRNVTHYSK; encoded by the coding sequence ATGACAATCAACTTTGCGTTGCTATCTTCCATGTTATTGATATTTGTTGTCAATTATTCTTGTGCGTTTGTCGTAATTTGTTTCGTAAGAAACGGTGTAAACGTAAACAGGACTTCTGACTCCGAAATTGTTACGTATGCAGTTGCACGTGTAAGTCTGGAACTGACAGAAGACGACATTTTTATAGACAGCAACCGTGCCATTGAGCGCAGACAAGAACAAAGGATGTTAGTGAATGATAAAGAGTGTAATGGAATTATCAGTCAAAGTGCAAAGTCTTCCATAGAAGTTTGCATTGTAAGTGATCAATGCAAAACATTTCACTTGGAAAATAACGCAAAGGTCAAGACCTTGCGCGATAAGTTGCTCGCTTCGTTGCTAAAATATTACAGCGACGAAAAATGCGCCGACATTGTTTTTCTAAATAACAAAGGGCAAGTGATCCAGAGTGAAGACGAAATAGAGGTGCCATATCGAAGTATTGTGAAAAACGGTAGAATCGAAGCATACAATAAATTCATCGACAATACGACCAAATTAGATATCACATGGCTTCTGTACAATCATCGAGTGCAAGTGAACATGCTCTTGCCATTGAGTAGTTTGCGATATTGGATAATGAAACCAAATGCTTGTCCTAATTTAACAAGTAAACTGAATTTACCCGGCAAGGCATTGTTTCCAAATGCTATCGACGATTTAGCACAAAATTGGTTAGCTAGAGACAAACGCGCGCAACTCCATCAAGTAACAAGCCGAAACGTG